In one window of Hevea brasiliensis isolate MT/VB/25A 57/8 chromosome 10, ASM3005281v1, whole genome shotgun sequence DNA:
- the LOC110645092 gene encoding glucose-1-phosphate adenylyltransferase small subunit 2, chloroplastic, protein MAAIGVLRLPTSSTSSSSSSNSSNLNRRTPLRSLSFSSSSLSGDKIYSKVFSACRGIAYNERTPMVVSPKAVSDSRNSQTCLDPDASRSVLGIILGGGAGTRLYPLTKKRAKPAVPLGANYRLIDIPVSNCLNSNISKIYVLTQFNSASLNRHLSRAYASNMGGYKNEGFVEVLAAQQSPENPNWFQGTADAVRQYLWLFEEHNVLEFLILAGDHLYRMDYERFIQAHRETDADITVAALPMDEKRATAFGLMKIDEEGRIIEFAEKPKGEQLKAMKIDTTILGLDDERAKEMPYIASMGIYVVSKNAMLDLLREKFPGANDFGSEVIPGATSIGMRVQAYLYDGYWEDIGTIEAFYNANLGITKKPVPDFSFYDRSSPIYTQPRYLPPSKMLDADVTDSVIGEGCVIKNCKIHHSVVGLRSCISEGAIIEDTLLMGADYYETDADRRFLAAKGSVPIGIGKNSHIKRAIIDKNARIGHNVKIINGDNVQEAARETDGYFIKSGIVTVIKDALIPTGTVI, encoded by the exons ATGGCGGCGATCGGAGTTCTGAGACTTCCGACGTCTTCGACTTCCTCTTCTTCATCGTCCAATTCGTCGAATCTCAACCGGAGAACGCCTCTCCGAAGCCTCTCCTTCTCCTCGTCTAGTCTATCAGGTGATAAGATTTATTCCAAGGTTTTTTCTGCTTGCCGTGGAATTGCTTATAATGAGAGGACTCCGATGGTCGTTTCTCCTAAGGCAGTTTCTGATTCCAGGAATTCGCAAACTTGTCTTGACCCTGACGCTAGCAGA AGTGTCTTGGGAATTATTCTTGGAGGTGGTGCTGGGACCCGCCTTTATCCACTTACCAAGAAGAGGGCAAAACCTGCTGTTCCTTTGGGAGCAAATTACAGGCTGATTGATATTCCTGTGAGCAACTGCTTGAACAGTAATATATCAAAGATTTATGTTCTTACGCAATTCAACTCTGCATCTCTCAATCGCCACCTTTCGCGGGCTTATGCAAGCAACATGGGTGGCTACAAGAATGAAGGTTTTGTTGAAGTTCTTGCAGCTCAGCAGAGCCCAGAGAACCCAAATTGGTTCCAG GGCACAGCTGATGCTGTCAGACAGTACTTGTGGTTATTTGAGGAGCACAATGTTTTGGAGTTCTTGATACTTGCTGGGGATCATTTATACCGGATGGATTATGAAAGGTTCATCCAAGCACACAGAGAAACTGATGCAGATATCACTGTAGCTGCTCTACCAATGGATGAAAAACGTGCAACTGCCTTTGGTCTGATGAAAATTGATGAAGAAGGACgcataattgaatttgctgagAAGCCAAAAGGGGAGCAATTGAAAGCAATGAAG ATTGATACTACAATTTTAGGTCTTGATGATGAGAGAGCAAAAGAGATGCCTTACATTGCTAGTATGGGGATATATGTCGTCAGCAAAAATGCAATGTTAGATCTTCTGAGAGAGAAATTTCCTGGAGccaatgattttggaagtgaagTTATTCCTGGTGCTACTTCCATTGGGATGAGA GTGCAAGCTTACTTATATGATGGCTACTGGGAAGATATTGGTACAATTGAGGCATTTTATAATGCCAATCTTGGGATAACTAAAAAGCCAGTGCCAGATTTCAG ctTCTATGATCGTTCATCTCCAATTTATACTCAACCTCGCTATTTGCCTCCATCCAAAATGCTTGATGCTGATGTTACAGATAGCGTTATTGGTGAAGGTTGTGTTATTAAG AACTGTAAAATTCACCACTCTGTGGTTGGGCTTCGATCTTGCATATCAGAAGGTGCAATCATAGAGGACACATTATTAATGGGAGCAGATTATTATGAG ACTGATGCTGACAGGAGGTTTCTAGCGGCAAAGGGTAGTGTTCCAATTGGTATTGGCAAGAATTCTCACATTAAGAGAGCCATTATTGACAAAAATGCTAGAATTGGACACAACGTGAAG ATCATTAATGGTGACAATGTGCAAGAAGCAGCTAGGGAAACTGATGGATATTTCATAAAGAGTGGAATTGTCACAGTAATCAAGGATGCCTTGATTCCAACCGGAACTGTAATCTAG